Proteins from one Comamonas flocculans genomic window:
- the argH gene encoding argininosuccinate lyase, with protein MPDQPSSPSHDQLASKAQAWSALFSEPMSELVKRYTASVFFDQRLWRADIAASLAHAEMLAAQGIISQEDRAAIERGMATITREIEAGQFQWQLDLEDVHLNIEARLTQLAGDAGKRLHTGRSRNDQVATDVRLWLRGEIDLITGLLRELQLALVEVAERNVEVILPGFTHLQVAQPVSFAHHLLAYVEMFARDGQRMLDVRRRVNVLPLGSAALAGTTYPLDRERVATTLGMVDEQGQACVCQNSLDGVSDRDFAIEFSAAASLVMLHVSRLSEELVLWMNQSVGFIRIADRFTTGSSIMPQKKNPDVPELARGKTGRVVGHLMGLITLMKGQPLAYNKDNQEDKEPLFDTVDTLKDTLRIFAEMIGGQVNPATGAKEGGISVNAQAMRAAAMKGYATATDLADYLVKKGLPFRDAHETVAHAVKAAQAQGVDLSALPLATLQGFHAGIEADVFEVLSLEGSLRARQTLGGTAPVQVRRQIARHRERLAVH; from the coding sequence ATGCCCGACCAGCCTTCCTCCCCGTCCCACGATCAGCTCGCGAGCAAGGCGCAGGCGTGGTCGGCGCTGTTTTCCGAGCCCATGAGCGAGCTGGTCAAGCGCTACACCGCCAGCGTCTTCTTCGACCAGCGCCTGTGGCGCGCGGACATTGCCGCCAGCCTGGCGCACGCCGAGATGCTGGCCGCGCAGGGCATCATCAGCCAGGAAGACCGCGCCGCCATCGAGCGGGGCATGGCCACCATCACCCGGGAGATCGAGGCCGGCCAGTTCCAATGGCAGCTGGATCTGGAAGACGTGCACCTGAACATCGAGGCGCGCCTGACGCAGCTCGCGGGCGATGCGGGCAAGCGATTGCACACCGGGCGCAGCAGGAACGACCAGGTGGCCACCGACGTGCGCCTGTGGCTGCGCGGCGAGATCGACCTGATCACCGGCCTGCTGCGCGAGCTGCAGCTGGCGCTGGTGGAGGTGGCCGAGCGCAACGTGGAGGTGATCCTGCCGGGCTTCACGCACCTGCAGGTGGCGCAGCCGGTGAGCTTTGCCCACCACCTGCTCGCTTACGTGGAGATGTTCGCGCGCGACGGGCAGCGCATGCTGGACGTGCGCCGCCGGGTGAACGTGCTGCCGCTGGGCTCGGCCGCGCTGGCCGGCACCACCTACCCGCTGGACCGCGAGCGCGTGGCCACAACCCTGGGCATGGTGGATGAGCAGGGCCAGGCCTGCGTATGCCAGAACAGCCTGGATGGGGTGAGCGACCGCGACTTCGCGATCGAATTCAGTGCCGCCGCCAGCCTCGTGATGCTGCACGTCTCGCGCCTGTCCGAGGAGCTGGTGCTGTGGATGAACCAGAGCGTGGGCTTCATCCGCATTGCCGACCGCTTCACCACCGGCTCCAGCATCATGCCGCAGAAGAAGAACCCGGACGTGCCGGAGCTGGCCCGCGGCAAGACCGGGCGCGTGGTCGGTCACCTGATGGGCCTGATCACGCTGATGAAGGGCCAGCCGCTGGCCTACAACAAGGACAACCAGGAAGACAAGGAGCCGCTGTTCGACACCGTGGACACCCTGAAGGACACGCTGCGCATCTTTGCCGAGATGATCGGTGGCCAGGTGAACCCCGCCACCGGCGCCAAGGAAGGCGGCATCAGCGTGAACGCCCAGGCCATGCGCGCCGCCGCGATGAAGGGCTATGCCACGGCCACCGACCTGGCCGACTACCTGGTCAAGAAGGGCCTGCCGTTTCGCGATGCGCACGAGACGGTGGCGCACGCCGTCAAGGCCGCGCAGGCGCAGGGGGTGGATCTGTCCGCGCTGCCGCTGGCCACGCTGCAGGGCTTTCATGCCGGCATCGAGGCCGACGTGTTCGAGGTGCTGTCGCTGGAAGGCTCGCTCAGGGCCCGCCAGACCCTGGGCGGCACCGCGCCGGTGCAGGTGCGCCGCCAGATCGCGCGCCACCGCGAACGGCTCGCGGTCCACTGA
- a CDS encoding sensor histidine kinase yields the protein MTKPQILSTSTRRAPAPGTLIFDACHAGVVLRAVLFVELVSGVVLLFLAGNPAQWLQQLAMLTGGVLPATLAWLLAACSLKRVLQAARMPLQICAGVVLGALAGLLACALLAHVTDGSEPPWLASAASGALLSALLVAALVLRAHARTPAATTARLAELQARIRPHFLFNSLNSAIALVREEPAKAEALLEDLSELFRHALLEQGDSASLAEEVQLARHYLAIEQIRFGERMQLVWKLDERAGSARVPPLLLQPLVENAVKHGVEPSPLAALIEVRTEQRGARVLITITNSLAPRAHALGPAAPGHGIALKNVRARLKLLHDVECDFSAGAQGGRYQVRIALPAS from the coding sequence ATGACAAAGCCGCAAATTCTATCGACCAGCACGCGCCGGGCGCCGGCACCGGGCACGCTCATCTTCGACGCCTGCCACGCCGGCGTGGTGCTGCGCGCCGTGCTGTTCGTGGAACTGGTGTCGGGCGTGGTGCTGCTCTTCCTCGCGGGCAACCCCGCGCAATGGCTGCAGCAGCTGGCGATGCTGACCGGCGGCGTGTTGCCCGCCACGCTCGCCTGGCTGCTGGCCGCCTGCAGCCTCAAGCGCGTGCTGCAGGCCGCGCGCATGCCGCTGCAGATCTGCGCCGGCGTGGTACTCGGAGCATTGGCCGGCCTGCTGGCCTGCGCACTGCTGGCCCATGTGACGGACGGCAGCGAGCCCCCCTGGCTGGCCAGCGCCGCCAGCGGCGCACTGCTGTCGGCGCTGCTGGTGGCCGCGCTGGTGCTGCGAGCGCACGCGCGCACGCCGGCGGCCACCACCGCGCGCCTGGCCGAGCTGCAGGCGCGCATCCGGCCGCACTTTCTCTTCAACAGCCTGAACAGCGCCATCGCCCTGGTGCGCGAGGAGCCGGCCAAGGCCGAAGCCCTGCTGGAAGACCTGAGCGAGCTGTTTCGCCACGCGCTGCTGGAGCAGGGCGACAGCGCCAGCCTGGCCGAAGAGGTGCAGCTGGCGCGCCACTACCTGGCGATCGAGCAGATCCGCTTCGGCGAGCGCATGCAGCTCGTCTGGAAGCTCGACGAGCGCGCCGGCAGCGCCCGCGTGCCGCCGCTCTTGCTGCAGCCCCTGGTGGAAAACGCCGTCAAGCACGGCGTCGAGCCTTCGCCGCTGGCCGCCCTCATCGAAGTGCGCACCGAACAGCGCGGCGCGCGCGTGCTGATCACCATCACCAACTCGCTCGCGCCGCGCGCCCACGCGCTCGGGCCCGCCGCGCCCGGGCATGGCATCGCGCTGAAGAACGTGCGCGCGCGCCTGAAGCTGCTGCACGACGTGGAATGCGACTTCAGCGCCGGCGCCCAGGGCGGGCGCTACCAGGTGCGCATCGCCCTGCCCGCCAGCTGA
- a CDS encoding LytR/AlgR family response regulator transcription factor — MRILVVDDEALARKRLCTLLGELDVRHQAVQAAHAGEALALLTQPPAFDLVLLDIHMPGQDGLALAHQILRLAEPPAIVFVTAHAEHAVCAFELDAADYLTKPVRRERLQQALARARRRHGGAAPAAALPEGPTLLVQDQGRTERIPLAEVLYIRAELKYLTLRTAARSYVIDGALTELHQRHPQELVRIHRNTLVARHALRALERHPELDEGDGWAVRLRGSTEILPVSRRQVAAVREILTRGG; from the coding sequence ATGCGCATCCTGGTCGTGGACGATGAAGCCCTGGCGCGCAAGCGCCTGTGCACGCTGCTGGGCGAGCTCGACGTCCGCCACCAGGCGGTGCAGGCCGCCCACGCGGGCGAGGCGCTGGCGCTGCTCACCCAGCCGCCCGCCTTCGACCTGGTGCTGCTGGACATCCACATGCCCGGGCAGGACGGCCTGGCGCTGGCGCACCAGATCCTGCGCCTGGCCGAGCCGCCGGCCATCGTCTTCGTCACCGCGCACGCCGAACACGCCGTCTGCGCCTTTGAGCTGGACGCGGCCGACTACCTGACCAAGCCCGTGCGCCGCGAACGCCTGCAGCAGGCACTGGCCCGTGCCCGGCGCCGCCACGGCGGCGCCGCGCCCGCCGCCGCCCTGCCCGAAGGCCCCACGCTGCTGGTGCAGGACCAGGGCCGCACCGAACGCATCCCGCTCGCCGAAGTGCTCTACATCCGCGCCGAACTCAAATACCTGACGCTGCGCACCGCCGCGCGCAGCTACGTGATCGACGGCGCGCTGACCGAGCTGCACCAGCGCCACCCGCAAGAGCTGGTACGCATCCACCGCAACACCCTCGTCGCCCGCCACGCCCTGCGCGCACTGGAGCGCCACCCCGAACTGGACGAAGGCGACGGCTGGGCCGTGCGCCTGCGCGGCAGCACGGAAATCCTGCCCGTCTCGCGCCGGCAGGTGGCGGCGGTGCGGGAAATCCTCACGCGGGGAGGTTGA
- a CDS encoding ZIP family metal transporter, whose translation MLLIVIVLATLAAGIGSVWLAAMLLRLGMGGRWRVGPQHLLSLAAGALLSTAFMHLLPEAFEDAPAHPLFATLLLGLVFFFILEKAELWHHGHEHGGHGGSSRSEGVHAHGQHDHGPEDHDPDHQPAHARGGWALLAGDSLHCFGDGVMIASAFIADLRLGVVAALSVLAHEVPHHVGDLVVLRQGKRRAALLKVSLAGAATALGGMAGYFIVGRWEAALPYFLVVAASSFVYVALADLIPQLQRRMSAAQALVQIVWLLAGMGVVMAVASFAHAAH comes from the coding sequence ATGCTTTTGATAGTGATCGTCCTCGCCACGCTGGCCGCCGGCATAGGCAGCGTGTGGCTCGCGGCCATGCTGCTGCGCCTGGGCATGGGCGGGCGCTGGCGCGTGGGGCCGCAGCATCTGCTGAGCCTGGCGGCCGGGGCGCTCTTGTCCACCGCCTTCATGCACCTGCTGCCCGAAGCCTTCGAGGACGCGCCCGCGCACCCGCTGTTTGCCACGCTGCTGCTCGGGCTGGTGTTCTTCTTCATTCTGGAAAAAGCCGAGCTCTGGCACCATGGCCATGAGCACGGCGGCCATGGCGGATCCTCACGCAGCGAGGGCGTACACGCCCACGGGCAGCACGATCACGGCCCCGAAGACCACGATCCGGACCACCAGCCGGCGCACGCGCGCGGCGGCTGGGCGCTGCTGGCGGGCGACAGCCTGCACTGCTTTGGCGACGGCGTGATGATCGCCTCGGCCTTCATCGCCGACCTGCGCCTGGGCGTGGTGGCGGCGCTGTCGGTGCTGGCGCACGAGGTGCCGCACCACGTGGGCGACCTGGTGGTGCTGCGCCAGGGCAAGCGCCGCGCCGCGCTGCTCAAGGTCTCGCTGGCCGGCGCGGCCACCGCGCTGGGCGGCATGGCGGGTTATTTCATCGTCGGCCGCTGGGAGGCCGCGCTGCCCTATTTCCTGGTCGTGGCGGCCAGCAGCTTCGTCTACGTGGCCCTGGCCGACCTGATCCCGCAACTGCAGCGGCGCATGTCCGCCGCGCAGGCGCTGGTGCAGATCGTCTGGCTGCTCGCGGGCATGGGGGTGGTGATGGCGGTGGCCAGTTTTGCGCATGCAGCGCATTGA
- a CDS encoding dienelactone hydrolase family protein has translation MEKLTMHDDLHTDAAALLGGTGAASRRKALGLMLGAGYAAAAAPLMAQTAISTSSEGLEAGEVSYPSGDFQVHAYRAAPQGRTGLPVILVISEIFGVHEYIADVCRRLAHAGYLAIAPDLFERQGDPMAYGELAKLMSEVVAKVPDAQVMQDLDATVAWAGKHGGDAARVGITGFCWGGRITWLYAAHAPVKAAVAWYGRLAGQDTALQPKQPLALAAQVKAPVLGLYGGKDESIPESTIEQMKAALAKAGAPANASRFVVYPDAPHAFHADYRASYRKDAAEDGWKRALDWFARHGLK, from the coding sequence ATGGAGAAGCTCACCATGCACGACGACTTGCACACCGACGCGGCTGCCCTGCTGGGCGGCACGGGCGCGGCCTCGCGCCGCAAGGCCCTGGGCCTGATGCTGGGCGCGGGCTACGCCGCCGCGGCTGCGCCGCTGATGGCGCAGACCGCGATTTCCACCAGCTCGGAGGGCCTCGAGGCCGGCGAGGTCAGCTACCCTTCGGGCGACTTCCAGGTGCACGCCTACCGCGCCGCGCCCCAGGGCCGCACCGGCCTGCCCGTCATCCTGGTCATTTCGGAAATCTTCGGCGTGCACGAATACATCGCCGACGTCTGCCGGCGCCTGGCGCATGCGGGCTATCTGGCGATCGCGCCCGACCTGTTCGAGCGCCAGGGCGACCCCATGGCCTATGGCGAGCTGGCCAAGCTGATGAGCGAAGTCGTCGCCAAGGTGCCCGACGCCCAGGTCATGCAGGACCTGGACGCCACCGTGGCCTGGGCCGGCAAGCACGGCGGCGACGCGGCGCGGGTGGGCATCACCGGCTTTTGCTGGGGCGGGCGCATCACCTGGCTGTACGCCGCGCACGCACCCGTGAAGGCCGCCGTGGCCTGGTATGGGCGCCTGGCCGGGCAGGACACGGCCTTGCAGCCGAAGCAGCCGCTGGCGCTGGCCGCGCAGGTCAAGGCGCCGGTGCTGGGGCTGTACGGCGGCAAGGACGAGAGCATTCCCGAGAGCACCATAGAGCAGATGAAAGCCGCCCTGGCCAAGGCCGGCGCGCCGGCCAATGCCTCGCGCTTCGTGGTCTATCCGGACGCGCCCCACGCCTTTCATGCCGACTACCGCGCCAGCTACCGCAAGGACGCCGCCGAAGACGGCTGGAAGCGCGCGCTGGACTGGTTTGCCCGGCACGGCCTGAAATAG
- a CDS encoding class I SAM-dependent methyltransferase, whose amino-acid sequence MDYPLLADEFELLQRLLPEPGRHVIEPGCGAAAMARRLLRQHPQMRYLGLEVDRLQLARNLQDVPARMRFIEAAAQAIPEKAAQFDLALMLKSLHHVPVALMDQALAEVARVLCPGGHLYVSEPVYGGAFNEVVKVYNDEGVVRAAAQAALDRALALPGSPWRQVAEERFATPVHFADFADFERRMMHPSFAEHHIDDALRARTLAAFAPHCGPAGARFERPMHVRLLQRLPA is encoded by the coding sequence GTGGATTACCCCTTGCTTGCCGATGAATTCGAACTGCTGCAGCGCCTGCTGCCCGAGCCGGGCCGGCACGTGATCGAGCCGGGCTGCGGCGCGGCCGCCATGGCACGGCGCCTGCTGCGGCAGCACCCGCAGATGCGCTACCTGGGGCTGGAGGTGGACAGGCTGCAGCTGGCGCGCAACCTGCAGGACGTGCCCGCGCGCATGCGCTTCATCGAGGCCGCTGCCCAGGCCATCCCGGAAAAGGCGGCGCAGTTTGACCTGGCGCTGATGCTCAAGTCGCTGCACCACGTGCCCGTGGCGCTGATGGACCAGGCCCTTGCCGAGGTGGCGCGCGTGCTCTGCCCCGGCGGGCATTTGTACGTTTCCGAGCCGGTGTATGGCGGCGCCTTCAACGAGGTGGTCAAGGTCTACAACGACGAAGGCGTAGTGCGGGCGGCCGCCCAGGCGGCGCTGGACCGCGCGCTGGCGCTGCCGGGCTCACCCTGGCGCCAGGTGGCCGAGGAGCGCTTTGCCACGCCGGTGCATTTCGCCGACTTTGCCGATTTTGAGAGACGCATGATGCACCCGAGCTTTGCCGAGCACCACATCGACGACGCCCTGCGCGCACGCACGCTGGCCGCTTTTGCGCCACACTGCGGCCCGGCGGGTGCGCGCTTCGAGCGCCCCATGCATGTGCGCCTGCTGCAGCGCCTGCCCGCCTGA
- a CDS encoding AzlD domain-containing protein, whose protein sequence is MTLWHAVVLAGLIAFATKLAGYAVPARWLQNPRMHRVAGALTVALLASLTVMNTLADGTALRLDARLAALGVAALALWWRAPFLLVVVLGALASALLRWLTPVA, encoded by the coding sequence ATGACGCTCTGGCATGCCGTCGTGCTGGCGGGCCTGATCGCCTTCGCCACCAAGCTCGCGGGTTATGCGGTGCCCGCGCGCTGGCTGCAGAATCCGCGCATGCACCGCGTGGCGGGGGCGCTCACGGTGGCGCTGCTGGCGTCGCTCACGGTGATGAACACCCTTGCCGACGGCACGGCGCTGCGCCTGGATGCGCGCCTGGCCGCGCTGGGGGTGGCGGCGCTGGCGCTGTGGTGGCGCGCGCCCTTCTTGCTGGTGGTGGTGCTGGGGGCGCTGGCCTCCGCACTGCTGCGCTGGCTGACGCCGGTGGCGTGA
- a CDS encoding AzlC family ABC transporter permease, protein MKAADLGARLTPAVRMGLSIALATGLYGISFGALAVAAGLTVVQAMVLSLLMFTGGSQFAFIGVVAGGGSASAAVGAASLLGVRNAVYGVQMNHLFTPRGWRKWLMAQLTIDESAATTLSQDEATEQRRGFWTAGWGVFVLWNLFTLVGALLGDALGDARTWGLDGAAVAAFLGLLWPRLKGREPVALAVLAGAVTAAAIPWVAPGLPILLAAAAGAAWGWWGHAR, encoded by the coding sequence TTGAAGGCCGCGGACCTTGGGGCGCGGTTGACGCCCGCGGTGCGCATGGGCCTGTCGATTGCGCTCGCCACGGGGCTGTACGGCATTTCCTTCGGTGCGCTGGCGGTGGCGGCGGGGCTGACGGTGGTGCAGGCCATGGTGCTGAGCCTGTTGATGTTCACCGGCGGTTCGCAATTTGCCTTCATCGGCGTGGTGGCGGGCGGCGGCAGCGCATCGGCCGCCGTGGGTGCGGCCAGTTTGCTGGGCGTGCGCAACGCCGTCTATGGCGTGCAGATGAACCACCTCTTCACGCCGCGCGGCTGGCGCAAGTGGCTGATGGCGCAGCTCACCATCGACGAATCGGCCGCCACCACGCTGAGCCAGGACGAGGCCACCGAGCAGCGGCGCGGCTTCTGGACGGCCGGCTGGGGCGTGTTCGTGCTCTGGAACCTGTTCACCCTGGTGGGCGCGCTGCTGGGGGATGCGCTGGGCGACGCCCGCACCTGGGGGCTGGACGGCGCGGCGGTGGCGGCCTTCCTCGGACTGCTCTGGCCGCGCCTGAAGGGGCGCGAGCCGGTGGCGCTGGCCGTGCTGGCCGGGGCGGTGACGGCCGCGGCCATCCCCTGGGTGGCGCCGGGCCTGCCGATCTTGCTGGCCGCGGCGGCGGGCGCCGCCTGGGGCTGGTGGGGGCATGCGCGATGA
- the polA gene encoding DNA polymerase I — translation MSDTPTLLLVDGSSYLYRAYHAMPDLRAVPGDPKSHPTGAIRGMVNMLRALGHEHAPAYAACVFDAPGPTFRDDIYPDYKANRSPMPEDLRAQIEPIHEVVRLLGWPVLCVPGVEADDVIATLATRAAAQGLRVLISSGDKDLSQLVNERITIMDTMNGKRRDVAGVTAEFGVPPGLMVDFQTLVGDAVDNVPGVAKVGPKTAARWLAQYGSLDALMAHADEIKGVAGENLRAALDWLPTGRRLVSMRTDCDLSAALPGLPALDSIAAGAEQTMGLRDFYEKFGFKTLARQLQDEAPSTAAEQRIDEQASHAAAQAQVREVDYEVVLSWQALDAWIARLMAAPLVALDTETTSLDEQQARIVGISVSVEPGAAAYVPLAHAGLEAPEQLPLDEVLARLRPWLESPAHAKLGQHVKYDRHVLANHGIDVQGYAHDTMLQSYVLEVTRPHNLTSLAERHTGRTGLSYEDLCGKGAKQIPFAQVPVDKAAAYACEDSDQTLDVHRVLWPRLESDEKLRAIYELEIATSEVLFRMERNGVLIDADKLAAQSHALGLRITELEQQAYELAGQPFNLGSPKQLGEIFFDKLGMPVVKKTATGARSTDEEVLEKLAEDYPLPARLLEHRSLSKLKSTYTDKLATLINPRTGRVHTHYAQAVAVTGRLASNEPNLQNIPVRTAEGRRIREAFIAPPGRVIASCDYSQIELRIMAHISGDAALLKAFHDGVDVHRATAAEVFGVAVDEVTSEQRRYAKVINFGLIYGMSSYGLAKNLGIDNQAAKNYIDRYFERYPGVRRYMDETVQLAHRQGYVQTVFGRRLYLPEINGGSGPRKKAAERAAINAPMQGTAADLIKKAMIAVQQRLDAEKPDVLMVLQVHDELVFELPAGEVDWLRREIPALMAGVADLAVPLIAEVGVGANWEEAH, via the coding sequence ATGAGCGACACCCCCACCCTGCTGCTGGTCGATGGCTCCAGCTACCTGTACCGCGCCTACCACGCCATGCCGGACCTGCGCGCGGTGCCGGGCGACCCCAAGAGCCATCCGACGGGCGCGATACGCGGCATGGTCAACATGCTGCGCGCGCTCGGCCATGAGCATGCGCCGGCCTATGCCGCCTGCGTGTTCGACGCGCCCGGCCCCACCTTTCGCGACGACATCTACCCCGACTACAAGGCCAACCGCTCGCCCATGCCCGAGGACCTGCGCGCCCAGATCGAGCCTATCCACGAAGTGGTGCGGCTGCTGGGCTGGCCGGTGCTGTGCGTGCCCGGGGTGGAGGCCGACGATGTGATCGCCACGCTGGCCACGCGCGCCGCGGCCCAGGGCCTGCGCGTGCTGATTTCCAGCGGCGACAAGGACTTGAGCCAGCTGGTGAACGAGCGCATCACCATCATGGACACGATGAACGGCAAGCGCCGCGACGTGGCTGGGGTGACGGCCGAGTTCGGGGTGCCGCCCGGTCTGATGGTGGACTTCCAGACCCTGGTGGGCGACGCGGTGGACAACGTGCCGGGCGTGGCCAAGGTCGGCCCCAAGACGGCGGCGCGCTGGCTGGCGCAGTACGGCTCGCTCGATGCGCTGATGGCGCATGCCGACGAGATCAAGGGCGTGGCGGGCGAGAACCTGCGCGCGGCCCTGGACTGGCTGCCGACCGGGCGGCGGCTGGTGAGCATGCGCACCGATTGCGACCTGAGTGCCGCGCTGCCCGGCCTGCCTGCTTTGGATTCGATAGCTGCAGGCGCAGAGCAGACGATGGGTTTGCGCGATTTTTATGAAAAGTTCGGCTTCAAGACCCTGGCGCGCCAGCTGCAGGACGAGGCGCCTTCGACCGCTGCCGAGCAGCGCATCGACGAGCAGGCGAGCCATGCGGCGGCGCAGGCGCAGGTCAGAGAGGTGGACTACGAGGTGGTGCTGAGCTGGCAGGCGCTGGACGCCTGGATCGCCAGGCTCATGGCCGCGCCGCTCGTCGCGCTGGATACCGAGACCACCTCGCTCGACGAGCAGCAGGCGCGCATCGTCGGCATCAGCGTCAGCGTGGAGCCGGGGGCGGCCGCCTATGTGCCGCTGGCGCATGCCGGGCTGGAGGCGCCTGAACAACTGCCGCTCGATGAGGTGCTGGCGCGCCTCAGGCCCTGGCTGGAGAGCCCGGCGCACGCCAAGCTGGGCCAGCACGTCAAATACGACCGCCACGTGCTGGCCAACCACGGCATCGACGTGCAGGGCTATGCGCACGACACCATGCTGCAAAGCTATGTGCTCGAGGTCACGCGTCCGCACAACCTCACCAGCCTGGCCGAGCGCCACACCGGGCGCACCGGCCTCAGCTACGAAGACCTGTGCGGCAAGGGCGCCAAGCAGATTCCCTTTGCGCAGGTGCCGGTGGACAAGGCCGCGGCCTACGCCTGCGAAGACTCTGACCAGACCCTGGACGTGCACCGCGTGCTCTGGCCCCGGCTGGAGAGCGACGAGAAGCTGCGCGCCATCTACGAGCTGGAGATCGCCACCAGCGAGGTGCTGTTTCGCATGGAAAGAAACGGCGTGCTGATCGACGCCGACAAGCTCGCGGCGCAAAGCCACGCGCTGGGCCTGCGCATCACCGAGCTGGAGCAGCAGGCCTATGAACTGGCCGGCCAGCCCTTCAACCTCGGCAGCCCCAAGCAGCTGGGCGAGATCTTCTTCGACAAGCTGGGCATGCCGGTGGTCAAGAAGACCGCCACCGGCGCGCGCTCCACCGATGAAGAAGTGCTGGAAAAACTGGCCGAGGACTACCCGCTGCCCGCGCGGCTCTTGGAGCACCGCAGCCTGTCCAAGCTCAAGAGCACCTATACCGACAAGCTCGCCACCCTCATCAACCCGCGCACCGGCCGCGTGCACACGCACTATGCCCAGGCCGTGGCGGTGACCGGGCGGCTGGCGAGCAACGAGCCCAACCTGCAGAACATCCCGGTGCGCACCGCCGAGGGCCGGCGCATCCGCGAAGCCTTCATCGCTCCGCCCGGGCGCGTGATCGCCAGCTGTGACTACAGCCAGATCGAGCTGCGCATCATGGCCCACATCAGCGGGGATGCGGCGCTGCTCAAGGCCTTTCACGACGGCGTGGACGTGCACCGCGCCACCGCGGCCGAGGTCTTTGGCGTGGCGGTGGATGAAGTCACGAGCGAGCAGCGGCGCTACGCCAAGGTGATCAACTTCGGCCTGATCTACGGCATGAGCAGCTACGGCCTGGCCAAGAATCTGGGCATCGACAACCAGGCGGCAAAGAACTACATCGACCGCTACTTCGAGCGCTACCCGGGCGTCAGGCGCTACATGGATGAGACCGTGCAGCTGGCCCACCGCCAGGGCTACGTGCAAACCGTGTTCGGCCGGCGCCTGTACCTGCCCGAGATCAACGGCGGCAGCGGCCCGCGCAAGAAGGCCGCCGAGCGCGCCGCGATCAACGCGCCCATGCAGGGCACGGCGGCCGACCTCATCAAGAAGGCCATGATTGCCGTGCAGCAGCGCCTGGACGCCGAAAAGCCCGACGTCCTCATGGTGCTGCAGGTGCACGACGAACTCGTCTTCGAGCTGCCCGCAGGCGAAGTGGACTGGCTGCGCCGCGAGATTCCTGCGCTGATGGCGGGCGTGGCGGACCTTGCCGTGCCGCTGATCGCCGAAGTGGGCGTGGGGGCGAACTGGGAAGAGGCGCATTGA
- a CDS encoding nucleotidyltransferase family protein has product MRPSVVLRMKRALVREAAGRYRTTNLRVFGSVLHGTDKDGSDLDLLVDALPGATLFDLGGLQDELQAMLGVPVDVLTPADLPARLRAQVLAQAQPV; this is encoded by the coding sequence ATGCGACCTTCTGTTGTACTGCGCATGAAACGCGCTCTGGTGCGCGAAGCCGCAGGCCGCTATCGCACCACCAACCTGCGGGTATTTGGCTCGGTGCTGCACGGCACCGACAAGGACGGCAGCGACCTCGACTTGCTGGTGGACGCGCTGCCCGGCGCCACGCTGTTTGATCTTGGAGGACTGCAGGACGAACTCCAGGCCATGCTCGGCGTACCGGTTGATGTACTGACCCCGGCGGACCTGCCGGCCCGATTGCGTGCCCAGGTGCTGGCACAAGCGCAGCCGGTATGA
- a CDS encoding HepT-like ribonuclease domain-containing protein produces MNENRLKDYLDHMQQAALDACAFVQGPSQEDFRRDKRTQQAVVMSLIILGEGASKVVDAYPDFAQTHAQIPWRSMRGMRNRVARGYFDINIDLVCAHRADRAARAMAGRAPAGRRVRPP; encoded by the coding sequence ATGAACGAGAACCGCCTGAAGGACTACCTTGACCACATGCAGCAGGCTGCGCTGGATGCCTGCGCTTTCGTCCAAGGCCCGAGCCAGGAAGACTTTCGGCGCGACAAGCGCACCCAGCAGGCCGTCGTCATGAGTCTGATCATTTTGGGCGAGGGTGCAAGCAAGGTGGTGGACGCTTACCCCGACTTTGCACAGACGCATGCGCAGATTCCCTGGCGCTCCATGCGGGGCATGCGCAACCGCGTCGCCCGCGGCTATTTCGACATCAACATCGATCTGGTGTGCGCACACCGTGCAGACCGGGCTGCTCGGGCAATGGCCGGCCGTGCGCCGGCAGGCCGACGAGTCCGCCCGCCCTGA